From one Amycolatopsis sp. FDAARGOS 1241 genomic stretch:
- a CDS encoding DUF2637 domain-containing protein: MSTQDTTQKTSRWATLAVFVPGLLVALGAAAATAHGLFEVAVASGVPGGIAWIYPLITDGLAIVAYAATSRLQDHGRRYAWAVVILAAGLSGLAQASYLAGGVGAALDPAAGEAMPATSGLLRFGVGAWPALAAAIVAHLLFMLATARRTDVDAAVDESTVPVPGAAVAVADRVPPSAPLAQPDRVQRSAVQSPSVQPGPVQPEALNTSMPPVPGGRTAEPSPGVQSPGEREAVEVPAKPERPAAVASSPKKDRARAEARKHQARTGTLPTVDELMKSADVSRGTAGTALQELRQQPAPLHVITELDTQQANS; the protein is encoded by the coding sequence ATGAGCACGCAGGACACGACCCAGAAGACGTCGCGGTGGGCGACGCTGGCGGTGTTCGTGCCCGGCCTACTGGTGGCCCTGGGCGCAGCCGCGGCCACGGCACACGGCCTGTTCGAGGTCGCCGTCGCGTCGGGCGTGCCGGGCGGGATCGCCTGGATTTACCCGCTGATCACCGACGGGCTGGCGATCGTCGCCTACGCGGCCACCTCTCGACTGCAGGATCACGGCCGCCGGTATGCGTGGGCGGTGGTCATCCTCGCTGCCGGGCTGTCGGGGCTGGCCCAGGCGAGTTACCTCGCCGGCGGCGTCGGCGCCGCTCTTGACCCGGCCGCGGGGGAGGCGATGCCGGCGACTTCCGGTCTGCTGCGGTTCGGGGTCGGCGCGTGGCCGGCGCTCGCGGCGGCGATCGTGGCGCACCTGTTGTTCATGCTCGCCACCGCCCGCCGTACGGACGTCGACGCGGCAGTGGACGAGAGCACCGTGCCGGTGCCGGGCGCCGCGGTCGCGGTCGCGGACCGAGTCCCGCCGTCCGCTCCGCTCGCTCAGCCGGACCGTGTCCAGCGTTCCGCCGTTCAGTCACCGTCCGTCCAACCGGGCCCCGTACAACCGGAGGCGTTGAACACGTCCATGCCCCCGGTCCCGGGTGGACGTACAGCCGAGCCGTCCCCGGGCGTCCAGTCGCCGGGCGAGCGCGAGGCCGTCGAGGTGCCCGCGAAGCCGGAGCGTCCGGCCGCGGTGGCGTCCTCGCCGAAGAAGGACCGGGCGCGCGCGGAGGCGCGCAAGCACCAGGCCCGCACCGGCACCCTGCCCACGGTCGACGAACTCATGAAGTCCGCCGATGTCTCGCGAGGCACCGCCGGAACCGCCCTGCAGGAACTTCGGCAACAGCCCGCACCCCTGCACGTGATCACCGAACTCGACACCCAGCAGGCCAACTCATGA